GGGTCAGTGAAACATGAGAGCTTTTACTAGCGGTGTTTTTGTCATTACTATTACTTTTGTTCACCTTTAGGGTTAGTGATTTTAACGCATGTGTATATTCTAACAGGATGAGAAGAATCAAATGATGACAACAAACGTTTGGCTGAAACAGgtgacacttttcacaattaaTTTGAGTGATCAGTAAATTATATATTGCATATTACAgacaaatgacaaataaaaagcCAACCTGCCTTTTATGGTGAAACTAAATGGTATAATTACATTCTGTTGCATACAAAAAATCCATTAAACCTGGAAGGTGATCTTAACTAATTACTAGTTGGACACATGTACAGCCACGTGGATAATGCATTCAATCTAATTTTCATCTAAAATCAATATCAATTAAATCAATGTAATGGTCTAATGTAGCCACGTTTTACATAATGGTGATCAAACACTTAATTTGAGAAGGATTTTATGTTAATAAGAGGACACATGACTTAAATACAGTCTAACATAGAACAGCCTTGCATTACAAAATATGTCATTACACAATCTTCCCATTAGAGagaaatatatgtatatgtataagtttatgtatatatatgatAAACTGTATGCTCTCTTTGGCTTTGATCTCTATAGGAATGGAACGATTATAAATTGCGCTGGAACCCCTCTGATTATGATAATGTAATGTCCATTAGAGTCCCATCAGAGATGATATGGGTACCTGACATTGTCCTGTACAATAAGTAAGTACTGTATTGATCCTCATCCCTAAAGACATTCAAAGATAAGATGTGAAACGCATGACATATGCCATAATATTTTGTTGTCAATGTGATCCTGGATATTTTGACATTAATGGTTATGGTTAAACTAACAAAGTCTTGCAGGAGGGCGGTCCAAGTCTTAATGGCTCTATTAATATCTACAGCCCAAAGATTTAATGCTCGTGTCTGCTTTGATTGGTGTTTCTGTAACATTAATATGTGAAATCAAACAGACATGGTGTGAAATAAGATGTTAAGCATTGCTGTGGTTGTTTTGTAAAAAAGTTGCACATTTAAATATCCTAATAAGTACCAGGTCTGTCTTTATCAAGGAGGTGTATTTGATATCAACTAAAGATAAACTGAGGTCTCCATCATCATCTGATTCCTGAAGCCAAAGATTGATGTAGATATTGAAATAATTACTGCAATTGCCATAGAACATCTTCCTACAGGCATAAGAGAAGTTTTTACCTTAAATAGATCAAGAAGACTTCTAATATTTCATCTATATTTAACAGAAAGCACTGTTTAAAgagttcatattatttttatcatctCATATAACTTTTCTCAGCATGTTATTTTCTTCCCAGAGGTTAACTTATGATTGTAAAGGTTTTAACGccaaaaagagtcatttgtttcgcATATGTAcctttaaaaggaatgttctgggttcagtacaagttaagctcaatcgtcagcatttgtggcataatgttgattaccacagaagaaATTTCAATTAGTATTATAATTTCAACTAATttattgaagaagaaaaaaagaagcaaaaatggtggttacagtaaggcacttacaatagaagtgaatggggccagttcataaatgcTAAAAATGCACACCGTTTCAGAAGTAaagctacaagacgtaaacattatgcatgttaacatgaatttaatgTGATATAATGcctgattatgactttaaaaatacttatttttctctctattactcagaccttGCTATTAAATGACATTGACACACTTTTAatctaatgcatcttttgaaaaattatacagttTAATGCTTgtatacagtgttgggtgtaatgcattactaagtcattaattactgtaattaaattactttttcaatcaaaaaagtaaagtaagggattactcttaaattttcagtaatttaattacaattacttcggatgtaattgtgttaaatactgtatagactatagaacaattctatataaagcaatagtgaatttaaaatagaaatttaatgtctaatgttaaaatatatgttttctaatttaacgctgcccccttaaattctttggccagttcatgaataatgtatttgattttatattatttatttgaaggaattaaaagaacagtttcatgtcatgtatttttcatctgatcgaggttgataagggttttaaaaagtaattagtaataagtaatgcagttacttttcagacagagtaattagtacagtaatgtaattacactgtagaagatgtaattagtagttagtaattaattacttttttagagtaacttaacCAACACTGCTTACAGACCtacctacatacagtatatagacttATTCCAACATAAATAGCTTGTGCTGTTGCTCACCTGATAGGACACTGGACTTAGAGTTGGAGGATGTTCAAGTCCAACTGACACGTGGTGCGACAAAGTCATGGAAGCAGCATGAAATTATGAGGTTGCAGCAGAAtatgtgctttttcatttcgcttctgcatttgaAAACACTATTGATTAGATTcaggcattgataaggtaaggatttattttttaaacatctcattcattttttaaaatactattggtttggttcaggcaaaagttttaggttagggaggtatttaaaaaaaaattataaataaaaattcaccTTAAATTCACCATCTGAATACGACacaattttacttgcttttggcgcccccagctggacattacACTGGAAACCTGCAGTCAAATGTGTTATACAGCACGTACATTTTTAAtcgcaaaaatgttgtcatgttcatgtatatttcatgagaccaggctgatttTAGctcttatggactggccccattcacttccattgtaagtgccatatcagcaattttttaattttttaaattaacgAGGAAATGAAACGAGAGAAATGAGCAATCGTGCTTTGCTACACTTATTTGCATGCTGCAGATTTGTTGATGCGTCTAATATAGTTTGTGCTGCAGCATCCTTTAATCACTTCATGATATGACCCCATTTGAAAGTTTTTGTTCACATTTGGTTGCTCAGTTGTACATTATTAAAGGTTTTACTGCTTTTAGATGGTCAAAATACTACAAGATAGCCTGCAGTTTATTTTAGTATCTGCTGTGGCTTTTTCGATAGTGCCGATGGCGAGTTTGCTGTGACTCACATGACCAAAGCCCACCTCTTCTACACGGGCGAGGTAAGCTGGGTTCCCCCTGCCATCTACAAGAGTTCCTGCAGTATTGACGTCACCTTCTTCCCGTTTGACCAACAAAACTGCAAGATGAAATTTGGTTCCTGGACCTATGACAAGGCCAAGATCGATCTAGAGCAAATCGAGAACACCGTGGACTTGAAGGACTACTGGGAGAGTGGAGAATGGGCCATCGTCAATGCTGTGGGGACctacaacacaaaaaaatatgactGTTGCCACGAGATCTACCCGGACATCACCTATTTCTTCATCATTCGTCGTTTGCCTCTGTTCTACACCATAAACCTCATCATTCCATGCCTGCTCATCTCCTGCTTGACTGTTCTGGTATTTTACCTGCCATCAGACTGCGGAGAGAAGATCACGTTGTGTATTTCCGTCCTCCTTTCCCTCACTgtcttcctcctcctcatcacggAGATAATTCCTTCAACATCTTTGGTCATTCCACTGATTGGAGAATACCTTCTCTTCACCATGATCTTTGTCACACTCT
This Myxocyprinus asiaticus isolate MX2 ecotype Aquarium Trade chromosome 20, UBuf_Myxa_2, whole genome shotgun sequence DNA region includes the following protein-coding sequences:
- the LOC127411076 gene encoding neuronal acetylcholine receptor subunit alpha-2-like is translated as MMTTNVWLKQEWNDYKLRWNPSDYDNVMSIRVPSEMIWVPDIVLYNNADGEFAVTHMTKAHLFYTGEVSWVPPAIYKSSCSIDVTFFPFDQQNCKMKFGSWTYDKAKIDLEQIENTVDLKDYWESGEWAIVNAVGTYNTKKYDCCHEIYPDITYFFIIRRLPLFYTINLIIPCLLISCLTVLVFYLPSDCGEKITLCISVLLSLTVFLLLITEIIPSTSLVIPLIGEYLLFTMIFVTLSIVITVFVLNVHHRSPSTHKMPHWVKSVFLDLIPRWLFMQRPEPDQNHQRLLVLQEKNKTPNLSTSKSWLHQETDVACILRALDGVQYIADHLRAEDEDFSVKEDWKYVAMVIDHIFLWMFIIVCLLGTVGLFLPPWISGMI